A region of the Chryseobacterium cucumeris genome:
TATCTCTGTTTTGATAGTTGGCAAAACTGAATGTATGGTAAGAATTTAACCATCCGTGGTTGGCATGGCCTCTTGAATCTGCTTTATGATATACTGTTTTCATTTTCTGTGATTATTTATGGTACAAATGTACGGGATGTGGGTGTTTAAAAAGTTGATGTAGGTTAAGAAAGGAAATTGGAGAAGTAAAAAGGGTGAAAAAGTGAAAATATAGGCTAGGTTGGATTACGCAAAGACGCGATTTTTTGCATTTGATATGTTTTTAGGGCGCAAGGATTTTATCTGGGATAAAATTTTATACTGGATATTTTTTCTTCCAATGATTAAACAAGTGCAAGCATCTGTGATATCTGTGAAAATCTGCGGGAGATTATTGCAATCTTAAGATCAAAAAATAATAAGCATACGAAGGATAGGTTTTAAGTTTTGGCTCTAAAGCCAATTGATGGATGTTTAAAAAGAAAGCGGGCTAAAGCCCGCTTCTATTGAATTTCATTATAGTATTAAATCTAAATTAAAGTTTTCAATGCAACTTCTAATTTCTAACTTCTAATTTCTAGCTTCTAACTTCTAATTTCTAGTTAAAAATGTACCTGCTTGATTTCTTCTTCAATTTCCTTAGCGGTTTCATCTTCAGATTTCACAAAAATCATGGTCACTACAGCTCCAATCAGCATGCAAACGCCTCCTACCACAACATAATCCATCGCCTGTTTTCCGAAAATCCCGCTTACGATGGGACCTCCGAACAAACCATTGATGATCTGAGGAATCACAATAAAGAAATTGAATATTCCCATATAAACGCCCATTTTCCGTTGTGGAATCACCTCAATAAGCATTGCATAAGGCATTGCTAAAATACTTGCCCAGGCAAAGCCTAATCCGATCATTGAGATCCATAAATTGTTGACATCTTTAATGAAATACATGGAAACCAATCCCAAACCTCCACATAATAAAGCTAAAGCATGAGTCTGCTTTTTACCAATCTTTTTTGCTATTGGAGTCAGCAGAAATGCGAACGGAATCGCCCAGAGATTGTACATTCCGAAGAGCTTTCCGGTAAGGTCACCTGCATCATTGAATGCCTTGGAATGGGTATCTTCCGGGGAAAGTCCGAAATGATGAGTGGCCAGAGCACTGGTGGTAAATACCCACATGGTAAACAATGCGAACCATGAGAAAAACTGAACAATTCCCAGCTTTTTCATCTGCAAAGGAATTGCTGCAAAATCTTTGAAAATATCTGAAAACTTAGAATTATGTTGGTCTGCGTCTTTTCCATCTTCAAAATCAGCAAATTCCTGTGGAGAATATTCTCTGGTTGTCATGATCGTGTATAGAATTGATATGATAAGCAATCCCGCGCCAATATAAAAAGAGTAAATAACATTATCTGCTACAAATCCTGCCGGTGCTTCATTGGAAATCCCCATTTTTGTTAACCAGTCCGGAAGATAAGAGCCTAATACCGCTCCGATTCCAATCAGAATTGTTTGTACAGAAAATCCTATCGTACCCTGATGTTTCGGGAGCATATCTCCTACCAAAGCCCGGAAAGGTTCCATGGCAATATTCACTGAAGCATCCATCATGGCTAAAAATATTACCGCTAACAAAAGTGCATTGGCGGCAAACATCTGAGTAACGGATGCTGCATTTGGAAGGAGAACCAATCCTATCGCACACAAAACAGCGCCAATAAGGAAATAAGGCTTTCTCCTTCCCAACGGACTCCATGTATTATCACCCATATGGCCGATAATAGGTTGAACAATGAGTCCTGTAATAGGAGCCACCAGCCAGAACCAGGATAATTCGTGAACATCTGCTCCTAAATTCCCCAGAATACGGCTCGCATTTCCATTCTGTAATCCGAATGCCATCTGAATTCCCAGGAATCCCATGCTCATATTGATAATCTGGAGCATGGATAAGTCTGGCTTTTTCCTTTTTCCTACCTTCCCAGTATCGTCTTTCCCCATCATTATTGCCATTACGACTTCAGTTTTTGAATTAATGCATCTTCGATAGGGGCCTTCTCAATAACCACTTTATCAACAACCTCATTAGGCACTGTCACAGAAAGAACATATTGTTTTACCTTCCAGCTTCCGTTGATTTTCTCTACCACTCCTGAGCCTCTGCAGATCTTCATCTGTGTATCCAGCAATTCGTCAAACCAGGCCAGTTTTCCGTCTTTGCTGAAGTAAATATTTCTTTTAAGGGCTTTAAAATTCCAGGTTTTCTTTTTGTCAAAATAAGGTTTTGCCCATACCATAAATGCTTTTTTGTCCCAGATTTCAGTAGCGTCTGTACCGATAAAGGTAGATTCATCTGCAAACAGATTAAAATAGGCATCATAATCTGCTTTTGCCGCCATTGCATTGAAGGTATCAAGCATGGTAGTGATTTCCGATTTTTCTTTTTCAAATCCGGTCTTCGACTGTGCTGTAAGTAAAGAAACCCCCAGTAAAAAAAGGATTAATGTATAAGCAGTCGTTAGTTTTTTCATAGGTAATTATTATTTTTCTAGTTCAATGATGAATGGCGTTTTTGCCGGAATATTCATGCTCTTTTGCAATGAAATTTCTTTGTCTGAAATAATTTCTTTTCCTTTTGTATATCCATTCAGCGATTCTGCAAACCGTTTCAGATCTAACGTCTGATCTTTTTCATTATTGTTGACCACCACCATTACCGTTTCTTTTTCATTATATCTGAAATAAACAAAAACACCATCCTGAGGAACGAAATTTTTAGTTTTTCCATGATGTATCACGTCTTTACCTTTTCTCCAGTTCAATAACTTCTGAGTAAACCGGAAAAATTCTTTCTGCTCCGCAGTTTGAGCGGATGGATTGAAAGCGTTTTGTGTGTCAGATTTCCAGCCACCAGGAAAGTCTCTGCGGATATCTGCGTCACCACCGGTCTTTTTATCTCCTCTCATTCCTATTTCAGATCCGTAATAAATCTGAGGAATTCCTCTTACTGTCGAGATCAGAGTGAGCGCCATTTTATAGGCATCTGGATTTGCATTAAAGATTTCGTTCCATCTTTCGGTATCATGATTTTCAAAGAAAACAAGGGTATTATTGATATCCGGATAAAGGAAATCGCTGGTAAAAGAATCGTAAATACGAATCATTCCTTTATCCCAGCTTTCTTTTTCTTTGAGTGCTTTAGGCATATTTTCAAACAGCATAAAATCCATCACAGAAGGTAAATTTGAATTGTACCCTTCTATTTCTCCTATCTTCGAATTTTTCTGCCATGCTGCAATTTGAGCTGCTGTATACAGCCATGTTTCCCCTACGATATTGAATTTCGGATATTCATCGGTGATCGCTTTGGCCCATTTTGCCATGGCATCTTTATCATTGTAGGGATAAGTATCTACACGAAATCCTCCCAGTTCTGCATATTCTATCCACCAGATTGCATTTTGAATCAGATACTTCAGAACCAATGGATTTTTTTGGTTGATATCAGGCATGGTCGTATCAAACCATCCGTCCAGTGCATATTTTTTATCAATATCTGAAGCATTGGTATCAAACTGTGTTGTCGT
Encoded here:
- a CDS encoding MFS transporter produces the protein MAIMMGKDDTGKVGKRKKPDLSMLQIINMSMGFLGIQMAFGLQNGNASRILGNLGADVHELSWFWLVAPITGLIVQPIIGHMGDNTWSPLGRRKPYFLIGAVLCAIGLVLLPNAASVTQMFAANALLLAVIFLAMMDASVNIAMEPFRALVGDMLPKHQGTIGFSVQTILIGIGAVLGSYLPDWLTKMGISNEAPAGFVADNVIYSFYIGAGLLIISILYTIMTTREYSPQEFADFEDGKDADQHNSKFSDIFKDFAAIPLQMKKLGIVQFFSWFALFTMWVFTTSALATHHFGLSPEDTHSKAFNDAGDLTGKLFGMYNLWAIPFAFLLTPIAKKIGKKQTHALALLCGGLGLVSMYFIKDVNNLWISMIGLGFAWASILAMPYAMLIEVIPQRKMGVYMGIFNFFIVIPQIINGLFGGPIVSGIFGKQAMDYVVVGGVCMLIGAVVTMIFVKSEDETAKEIEEEIKQVHF
- a CDS encoding nuclear transport factor 2 family protein gives rise to the protein MKKLTTAYTLILFLLGVSLLTAQSKTGFEKEKSEITTMLDTFNAMAAKADYDAYFNLFADESTFIGTDATEIWDKKAFMVWAKPYFDKKKTWNFKALKRNIYFSKDGKLAWFDELLDTQMKICRGSGVVEKINGSWKVKQYVLSVTVPNEVVDKVVIEKAPIEDALIQKLKS
- a CDS encoding glycoside hydrolase family 13 protein, with the translated sequence MKTIYAAFAISIASFAFSQKNLERVEPAFWWKGMKNPELQILVYGKEVANNEITLSDGIQIKDIRKVDNPNYVFITVNTNEINVPKFAINIKKGKKNLGSYTYELKQRNPGSASRESFTSKDFMYLIMPDRFANGDEKNDSKPELTEKADRSLPNGRHGGDLRGIINNLDYIQNLGATAVWLTPVNEDNEKVYSYHGYAQTDLYKIDGRYGTNEDYKTLSQELNKRNMKLVMDYVTNHWGGSHWMIKDLPSKDWIHWFDEGEKGFKRSNYKTTTQFDTNASDIDKKYALDGWFDTTMPDINQKNPLVLKYLIQNAIWWIEYAELGGFRVDTYPYNDKDAMAKWAKAITDEYPKFNIVGETWLYTAAQIAAWQKNSKIGEIEGYNSNLPSVMDFMLFENMPKALKEKESWDKGMIRIYDSFTSDFLYPDINNTLVFFENHDTERWNEIFNANPDAYKMALTLISTVRGIPQIYYGSEIGMRGDKKTGGDADIRRDFPGGWKSDTQNAFNPSAQTAEQKEFFRFTQKLLNWRKGKDVIHHGKTKNFVPQDGVFVYFRYNEKETVMVVVNNNEKDQTLDLKRFAESLNGYTKGKEIISDKEISLQKSMNIPAKTPFIIELEK